Proteins encoded together in one Lathyrus oleraceus cultivar Zhongwan6 chromosome 5, CAAS_Psat_ZW6_1.0, whole genome shotgun sequence window:
- the LOC127084879 gene encoding transcription factor MYB3R-1 isoform X2: MGSERSISGPSDTVQKIRPLHGRTTGPTRRSTKGNWTAEEDDILRKAVERFKGKNWKKIAECFKDRTDVQCLHRWQKVLNPELIKGPWSKEEDETIVDLVNKYGPKKWSTIAQHLPGRIGKQCRERWHNHLNPSINKEAWTQEEELALIHAHQIYGNRWAELSKFLPGRTDNAIKNHWNSSVKKKLDSYLASGLLAQFQNVQLVGNPNQPIASSCARLQFSVDDNGPRGTEGEEVSQCSQESANADNFPSGRELRIVVMQNGEEYIANEESNQASCSEPYYLSLDDVTCQESFDQKYSNQPGSSSANVDYQFNLHALSNISSLDFGQESSQLQNDSLAPSESHNMMIVPYEYQPSSMDNVEGEQNMLVTNDECSRFLFSEAMSDECFSLGGVNNVDLSRCTSSLCQSSCGRMEMYAADANPLVGSEDQHCVSREHDGLIYANDNNRFEDVGKDGNLKLVPVNSSGCGSDTMQTCYPIDEKAKAHIKQEEAGGKLCYEPPRFPSLDIPFMSCDLIQSGDMQQEFSPLGIRQFMMSSMNCLTPFRLWDSPSRIDSPKALLKGAAKTFTSTPSIMKKKRNRDLLTPLSDRRMEKKHEIDMTSTLITNFSRLDVMFDDNDAQGIEDDKENCRPAFKVEAQGIEDDKENCRPAFKVEEKSNSQKMIEQSPLDANSKMKNDIDPVAEIPSGVLVEHDINDPSLYSPRQIGLKSDIVLSLSARSHKKPASRLNSPCVRLKEHERLSVSVTCVQSVCTPSGPGEIMGDQTGNDGGFERNNIFGGTPYRKSFESPSAWKSPMFISTFLSSPRIDTEITIEDYGCFFSPGDKSYDAMGWMKQIGEHTAAQYADALEVLENESPKALRKDAPGDNQENIDPHNQPGNHSNSASNALVERRMLDFSECGSPGKGDNGKSSVMSISSPSSYLLKGCR; this comes from the exons ATGGGAAGTGAGAGGTCAATTTCGGGTCCATCTGATACTGTACAGAAAATTAGACCATTGCATGG AAGGACTACTGGCCCTACAAGGCGATCCACCAAAGGAAATTGGACAGCTGAGGAG GACGATATTTTGCGGAAGGCTGTTGAGCGTTTTAAAGGAAAGAATTGGAAAAAAATAG CGGAGTGTTTCAAGGATAGAACTGATGTACAATGCCTGCATAGGTGGCAAAAAGTCTTAAATCCAGAACTTATCAAAGGTCCTTGGTCTAAAGAG GAGGATGAAACAATCGTTGATTTGGTAAACAAATATGGGCCTAAAAAGTGGTCTACTATAGCACAACATTTACCTGGACGTATTGGAAAGCAATGTCGAGAAAG GTGGCATAATCATCTTAATCCTTCTATAAATAAGGAAGCATGGACGCAGGAAGAAGAGTTGGCTCTAATACATGCTCATCAGATTTATGGGAATAGATGGGCAGAATTATCAAAGTTTTTGCCTGGAAG GACTGACAATGCAATAAAGAACCACTGGAATAGTTCTGTCAAAAAGAAATTAGATTCTTACTTAGCGTCGGGCTTGCTTGCTCAGTTTCAAAACGTACAACTTGTTGGAAATCCAAATCAACCTATTGCTTCATCCTGTGCAAGGTTGCAGTTTAGTGTAGATGATAATGGTCCTAGGGGGACTGAAGGTGAGGAAGTTTCACAGTGTAGCCAGGAATCAGCTAATGCTGATAACTTTCCGTCTGGCAGAGAGTTGAGAATTGTTGTTATGCAAAATGGAGAAGAGTACATTGCAAATGAAGAATCTAATCAAGCGTCATGTTCAGAGCCATATTACTTGTCTCTGGATGATGTTACTTGCCAAGAATCATTTGATCAGAAATATTCAAACCAACCCGGAAGTTCCTCTGCTAACGTGGATTACCAATTTAATTTACATGCTTTGTCCAACATTTCCTCCCTTGACTTTGGGCAGGAATCATCACAGTTGCAAAATGATTCGTTAGCTCCCAGTGAAAGTCATAACATGATGATTGTTCCATATGAATATCAGCCTTCATCTATGGACAATGTTGAAGGAGAACAAAACATGTTGGTAACTAATGATGAATGCAGCAGATTCCTGTTTTCAGAGGCAATGAGTGATGAATGCTTTTCCTTGGGAGGAGTAAATAATGTTGACTTGTCTAGATGCACTTCATCTCTTTGTCAGTCATCTTGTGGTAGGATGGAGATGTATGCTGCCGATGCCAATCCATTGGTAGGCTCTGAGGATCAACATTGTGTCTCGAGAGAACACGATGGCTTGATTTATGCCAATGATAACAATAGATTTGAAGATGTTGGGAAAGATGGAAATTTAAAATTGGTCCCTGTAAATAGTTCTGGCTGTGGATCAGATACTATGCAAACTTGCTATCCAATTGATGAAAAAGCAAAGGCACATATAAAACAGGAGGAAGCAGGAGGGAAACTCTGTTATGAACCACCTCGTTTTCCAAGCTTGGATATACCTTTCATGAGCTGTGATCTTATACAGTCCGGTGATATGCAGCAAGAATTCAGTCCCTTAGGTATACGCCAGTTTATGATGTCATCTATGAACTGTCTTACTCCTTTTAGATTGTGGGACTCACCTTCTCGCATTGATAGTCCAAAGGCTTTGTTAAAAGGTGCTGCTAAAACTTTTACTAGTACACCATCCAtaatgaaaaagaaaagaaacCGAGACCTTTTAACTCCACTATCAGATAGAAGAATGGAGAAGAAACATGAGATTGACATGACATCAACTTTGATTACAAACTTTTCTCGTTTGGATGTCATGTTTGATGATAATGACGCTCAAGGTATTGAAGATGATAAAGAAAATTGTAGACCAGCTTTTAAGGTAGAGGCTCAAGGTATTGAAGATGATAAAGAAAATTGTAGACCAGCTTTTAAGGTAGAGGAGAAAAGTAACTCTCAGAAGATGATTGAGCAGTCTCCTCTAGATGCCAATTCTAAGATGAAGAATGATATTGATCCTGTTGCTGAAATT CCTTCTGGAGTTCTGGTTGAACATGATATCAATGATCCGTCGTTGTATTCTCCTCGTCAAATTGGATTGAAATCAGACATAGTTCTTAGTTTAAGTGCTAGAAGTCATAAAAAGCCAGCTTCAAGACTTAACTCTCCTTGTGTTCGATTAAAGGAGCACGAAAGACTCTCAGTTTCTGTTACTTGTGTACAATCCGTCTGTACACCATCAGGCCCAGGAGAGATTATGGGCGATCAAACCGGAAACGATGGTGGTTTTGAAAGAAATAACAT TTTTGGCGGAACACCTTATAGGAAAAGCTTCGAATCACCTTCGGCATGGAAATCCCCCATGTTCATCAGCACTTTTTTGTCTAGCCCCAGGATTGATACTGAAATTACAATTGAG GACTATGGATGTTTCTTTAGCCCGGGCGATAAAAGCTATGATGCAATGGGATGGATGAAACAGATTGGTGAACACACTGCTGCTCAATATGCCGATGCTCTAGAGGTTTTGGAAAATGAATCTCCTAAGGCACTAAGGAAAGATGCACCGGGAGACAACCAAGAAAATATCGATCCTCATAATCAGCCTGGGAACCATTCTAACTCGGCTTCAAATGCTTTG GTGGAGCGACGCATGCTTGACTTCAGCGAATGTGGATCTCCAGGGAAGGGTGATAATGGCAAATCCTCAGTTATGAGCATTTCAAGTCCTTCTTCGTATTTGTTGAAGGGCTGTAGATAA
- the LOC127084879 gene encoding transcription factor MYB3R-1 isoform X1 produces the protein MGSERSISGPSDTVQKIRPLHGRTTGPTRRSTKGNWTAEEDDILRKAVERFKGKNWKKIAECFKDRTDVQCLHRWQKVLNPELIKGPWSKEEDETIVDLVNKYGPKKWSTIAQHLPGRIGKQCRERWHNHLNPSINKEAWTQEEELALIHAHQIYGNRWAELSKFLPGRTDNAIKNHWNSSVKKKLDSYLASGLLAQFQNVQLVGNPNQPIASSCARLQFSVDDNGPRGTEGEEVSQCSQESANADNFPSGRELRIVVMQNGEEYIANEESNQASCSEPYYLSLDDVTCQESFDQKYSNQPGSSSANVDYQFNLHALSNISSLDFGQESSQLQNDSLAPSESHNMMIVPYEYQPSSMDNVEGEQNMLVTNDECSRFLFSEAMSDECFSLGGVNNVDLSRCTSSLCQSSCGRMEMYAADANPLVGSEDQHCVSREHDGLIYANDNNRFEDVGKDGNLKLVPVNSSGCGSDTMQTCYPIDEKAKAHIKQEEAGGKLCYEPPRFPSLDIPFMSCDLIQSGDMQQEFSPLGIRQFMMSSMNCLTPFRLWDSPSRIDSPKALLKGAAKTFTSTPSIMKKKRNRDLLTPLSDRRMEKKHEIDMTSTLITNFSRLDVMFDDNDAQGIEDDKENCRPAFKVEAQGIEDDKENCRPAFKVEEKSNSQKMIEQSPLDANSKMKNDIDPVAEIVQQPSGVLVEHDINDPSLYSPRQIGLKSDIVLSLSARSHKKPASRLNSPCVRLKEHERLSVSVTCVQSVCTPSGPGEIMGDQTGNDGGFERNNIFGGTPYRKSFESPSAWKSPMFISTFLSSPRIDTEITIEDYGCFFSPGDKSYDAMGWMKQIGEHTAAQYADALEVLENESPKALRKDAPGDNQENIDPHNQPGNHSNSASNALVERRMLDFSECGSPGKGDNGKSSVMSISSPSSYLLKGCR, from the exons ATGGGAAGTGAGAGGTCAATTTCGGGTCCATCTGATACTGTACAGAAAATTAGACCATTGCATGG AAGGACTACTGGCCCTACAAGGCGATCCACCAAAGGAAATTGGACAGCTGAGGAG GACGATATTTTGCGGAAGGCTGTTGAGCGTTTTAAAGGAAAGAATTGGAAAAAAATAG CGGAGTGTTTCAAGGATAGAACTGATGTACAATGCCTGCATAGGTGGCAAAAAGTCTTAAATCCAGAACTTATCAAAGGTCCTTGGTCTAAAGAG GAGGATGAAACAATCGTTGATTTGGTAAACAAATATGGGCCTAAAAAGTGGTCTACTATAGCACAACATTTACCTGGACGTATTGGAAAGCAATGTCGAGAAAG GTGGCATAATCATCTTAATCCTTCTATAAATAAGGAAGCATGGACGCAGGAAGAAGAGTTGGCTCTAATACATGCTCATCAGATTTATGGGAATAGATGGGCAGAATTATCAAAGTTTTTGCCTGGAAG GACTGACAATGCAATAAAGAACCACTGGAATAGTTCTGTCAAAAAGAAATTAGATTCTTACTTAGCGTCGGGCTTGCTTGCTCAGTTTCAAAACGTACAACTTGTTGGAAATCCAAATCAACCTATTGCTTCATCCTGTGCAAGGTTGCAGTTTAGTGTAGATGATAATGGTCCTAGGGGGACTGAAGGTGAGGAAGTTTCACAGTGTAGCCAGGAATCAGCTAATGCTGATAACTTTCCGTCTGGCAGAGAGTTGAGAATTGTTGTTATGCAAAATGGAGAAGAGTACATTGCAAATGAAGAATCTAATCAAGCGTCATGTTCAGAGCCATATTACTTGTCTCTGGATGATGTTACTTGCCAAGAATCATTTGATCAGAAATATTCAAACCAACCCGGAAGTTCCTCTGCTAACGTGGATTACCAATTTAATTTACATGCTTTGTCCAACATTTCCTCCCTTGACTTTGGGCAGGAATCATCACAGTTGCAAAATGATTCGTTAGCTCCCAGTGAAAGTCATAACATGATGATTGTTCCATATGAATATCAGCCTTCATCTATGGACAATGTTGAAGGAGAACAAAACATGTTGGTAACTAATGATGAATGCAGCAGATTCCTGTTTTCAGAGGCAATGAGTGATGAATGCTTTTCCTTGGGAGGAGTAAATAATGTTGACTTGTCTAGATGCACTTCATCTCTTTGTCAGTCATCTTGTGGTAGGATGGAGATGTATGCTGCCGATGCCAATCCATTGGTAGGCTCTGAGGATCAACATTGTGTCTCGAGAGAACACGATGGCTTGATTTATGCCAATGATAACAATAGATTTGAAGATGTTGGGAAAGATGGAAATTTAAAATTGGTCCCTGTAAATAGTTCTGGCTGTGGATCAGATACTATGCAAACTTGCTATCCAATTGATGAAAAAGCAAAGGCACATATAAAACAGGAGGAAGCAGGAGGGAAACTCTGTTATGAACCACCTCGTTTTCCAAGCTTGGATATACCTTTCATGAGCTGTGATCTTATACAGTCCGGTGATATGCAGCAAGAATTCAGTCCCTTAGGTATACGCCAGTTTATGATGTCATCTATGAACTGTCTTACTCCTTTTAGATTGTGGGACTCACCTTCTCGCATTGATAGTCCAAAGGCTTTGTTAAAAGGTGCTGCTAAAACTTTTACTAGTACACCATCCAtaatgaaaaagaaaagaaacCGAGACCTTTTAACTCCACTATCAGATAGAAGAATGGAGAAGAAACATGAGATTGACATGACATCAACTTTGATTACAAACTTTTCTCGTTTGGATGTCATGTTTGATGATAATGACGCTCAAGGTATTGAAGATGATAAAGAAAATTGTAGACCAGCTTTTAAGGTAGAGGCTCAAGGTATTGAAGATGATAAAGAAAATTGTAGACCAGCTTTTAAGGTAGAGGAGAAAAGTAACTCTCAGAAGATGATTGAGCAGTCTCCTCTAGATGCCAATTCTAAGATGAAGAATGATATTGATCCTGTTGCTGAAATT GTGCAACAGCCTTCTGGAGTTCTGGTTGAACATGATATCAATGATCCGTCGTTGTATTCTCCTCGTCAAATTGGATTGAAATCAGACATAGTTCTTAGTTTAAGTGCTAGAAGTCATAAAAAGCCAGCTTCAAGACTTAACTCTCCTTGTGTTCGATTAAAGGAGCACGAAAGACTCTCAGTTTCTGTTACTTGTGTACAATCCGTCTGTACACCATCAGGCCCAGGAGAGATTATGGGCGATCAAACCGGAAACGATGGTGGTTTTGAAAGAAATAACAT TTTTGGCGGAACACCTTATAGGAAAAGCTTCGAATCACCTTCGGCATGGAAATCCCCCATGTTCATCAGCACTTTTTTGTCTAGCCCCAGGATTGATACTGAAATTACAATTGAG GACTATGGATGTTTCTTTAGCCCGGGCGATAAAAGCTATGATGCAATGGGATGGATGAAACAGATTGGTGAACACACTGCTGCTCAATATGCCGATGCTCTAGAGGTTTTGGAAAATGAATCTCCTAAGGCACTAAGGAAAGATGCACCGGGAGACAACCAAGAAAATATCGATCCTCATAATCAGCCTGGGAACCATTCTAACTCGGCTTCAAATGCTTTG GTGGAGCGACGCATGCTTGACTTCAGCGAATGTGGATCTCCAGGGAAGGGTGATAATGGCAAATCCTCAGTTATGAGCATTTCAAGTCCTTCTTCGTATTTGTTGAAGGGCTGTAGATAA
- the LOC127084879 gene encoding transcription factor MYB3R-1 isoform X3, with protein sequence MGSERSISGPSDTVQKIRPLHGRTTGPTRRSTKGNWTAEEDDILRKAVERFKGKNWKKIAECFKDRTDVQCLHRWQKVLNPELIKGPWSKEEDETIVDLVNKYGPKKWSTIAQHLPGRIGKQCRERWHNHLNPSINKEAWTQEEELALIHAHQIYGNRWAELSKFLPGRTDNAIKNHWNSSVKKKLDSYLASGLLAQFQNVQLVGNPNQPIASSCARLQFSVDDNGPRGTEGEEVSQCSQESANADNFPSGRELRIVVMQNGEEYIANEESNQASCSEPYYLSLDDVTCQESFDQKYSNQPGSSSANVDYQFNLHALSNISSLDFGQESSQLQNDSLAPSESHNMMIVPYEYQPSSMDNVEGEQNMLVTNDECSRFLFSEAMSDECFSLGGVNNVDLSRCTSSLCQSSCGRMEMYAADANPLVGSEDQHCVSREHDGLIYANDNNRFEDVGKDGNLKLVPVNSSGCGSDTMQTCYPIDEKAKAHIKQEEAGGKLCYEPPRFPSLDIPFMSCDLIQSGDMQQEFSPLGIRQFMMSSMNCLTPFRLWDSPSRIDSPKALLKGAAKTFTSTPSIMKKKRNRDLLTPLSDRRMEKKHEIDMTSTLITNFSRLDVMFDDNDAQGIEDDKENCRPAFKKSNSQKMIEQSPLDANSKMKNDIDPVAEIVQQPSGVLVEHDINDPSLYSPRQIGLKSDIVLSLSARSHKKPASRLNSPCVRLKEHERLSVSVTCVQSVCTPSGPGEIMGDQTGNDGGFERNNIFGGTPYRKSFESPSAWKSPMFISTFLSSPRIDTEITIEDYGCFFSPGDKSYDAMGWMKQIGEHTAAQYADALEVLENESPKALRKDAPGDNQENIDPHNQPGNHSNSASNALVERRMLDFSECGSPGKGDNGKSSVMSISSPSSYLLKGCR encoded by the exons ATGGGAAGTGAGAGGTCAATTTCGGGTCCATCTGATACTGTACAGAAAATTAGACCATTGCATGG AAGGACTACTGGCCCTACAAGGCGATCCACCAAAGGAAATTGGACAGCTGAGGAG GACGATATTTTGCGGAAGGCTGTTGAGCGTTTTAAAGGAAAGAATTGGAAAAAAATAG CGGAGTGTTTCAAGGATAGAACTGATGTACAATGCCTGCATAGGTGGCAAAAAGTCTTAAATCCAGAACTTATCAAAGGTCCTTGGTCTAAAGAG GAGGATGAAACAATCGTTGATTTGGTAAACAAATATGGGCCTAAAAAGTGGTCTACTATAGCACAACATTTACCTGGACGTATTGGAAAGCAATGTCGAGAAAG GTGGCATAATCATCTTAATCCTTCTATAAATAAGGAAGCATGGACGCAGGAAGAAGAGTTGGCTCTAATACATGCTCATCAGATTTATGGGAATAGATGGGCAGAATTATCAAAGTTTTTGCCTGGAAG GACTGACAATGCAATAAAGAACCACTGGAATAGTTCTGTCAAAAAGAAATTAGATTCTTACTTAGCGTCGGGCTTGCTTGCTCAGTTTCAAAACGTACAACTTGTTGGAAATCCAAATCAACCTATTGCTTCATCCTGTGCAAGGTTGCAGTTTAGTGTAGATGATAATGGTCCTAGGGGGACTGAAGGTGAGGAAGTTTCACAGTGTAGCCAGGAATCAGCTAATGCTGATAACTTTCCGTCTGGCAGAGAGTTGAGAATTGTTGTTATGCAAAATGGAGAAGAGTACATTGCAAATGAAGAATCTAATCAAGCGTCATGTTCAGAGCCATATTACTTGTCTCTGGATGATGTTACTTGCCAAGAATCATTTGATCAGAAATATTCAAACCAACCCGGAAGTTCCTCTGCTAACGTGGATTACCAATTTAATTTACATGCTTTGTCCAACATTTCCTCCCTTGACTTTGGGCAGGAATCATCACAGTTGCAAAATGATTCGTTAGCTCCCAGTGAAAGTCATAACATGATGATTGTTCCATATGAATATCAGCCTTCATCTATGGACAATGTTGAAGGAGAACAAAACATGTTGGTAACTAATGATGAATGCAGCAGATTCCTGTTTTCAGAGGCAATGAGTGATGAATGCTTTTCCTTGGGAGGAGTAAATAATGTTGACTTGTCTAGATGCACTTCATCTCTTTGTCAGTCATCTTGTGGTAGGATGGAGATGTATGCTGCCGATGCCAATCCATTGGTAGGCTCTGAGGATCAACATTGTGTCTCGAGAGAACACGATGGCTTGATTTATGCCAATGATAACAATAGATTTGAAGATGTTGGGAAAGATGGAAATTTAAAATTGGTCCCTGTAAATAGTTCTGGCTGTGGATCAGATACTATGCAAACTTGCTATCCAATTGATGAAAAAGCAAAGGCACATATAAAACAGGAGGAAGCAGGAGGGAAACTCTGTTATGAACCACCTCGTTTTCCAAGCTTGGATATACCTTTCATGAGCTGTGATCTTATACAGTCCGGTGATATGCAGCAAGAATTCAGTCCCTTAGGTATACGCCAGTTTATGATGTCATCTATGAACTGTCTTACTCCTTTTAGATTGTGGGACTCACCTTCTCGCATTGATAGTCCAAAGGCTTTGTTAAAAGGTGCTGCTAAAACTTTTACTAGTACACCATCCAtaatgaaaaagaaaagaaacCGAGACCTTTTAACTCCACTATCAGATAGAAGAATGGAGAAGAAACATGAGATTGACATGACATCAACTTTGATTACAAACTTTTCTCGTTTGGATGTCATGTTTGATGATAATGACGCTCAAGGTATTGAAGATGATAAAGAAAATTGTAGACCAGCTTTTAAG AAAAGTAACTCTCAGAAGATGATTGAGCAGTCTCCTCTAGATGCCAATTCTAAGATGAAGAATGATATTGATCCTGTTGCTGAAATT GTGCAACAGCCTTCTGGAGTTCTGGTTGAACATGATATCAATGATCCGTCGTTGTATTCTCCTCGTCAAATTGGATTGAAATCAGACATAGTTCTTAGTTTAAGTGCTAGAAGTCATAAAAAGCCAGCTTCAAGACTTAACTCTCCTTGTGTTCGATTAAAGGAGCACGAAAGACTCTCAGTTTCTGTTACTTGTGTACAATCCGTCTGTACACCATCAGGCCCAGGAGAGATTATGGGCGATCAAACCGGAAACGATGGTGGTTTTGAAAGAAATAACAT TTTTGGCGGAACACCTTATAGGAAAAGCTTCGAATCACCTTCGGCATGGAAATCCCCCATGTTCATCAGCACTTTTTTGTCTAGCCCCAGGATTGATACTGAAATTACAATTGAG GACTATGGATGTTTCTTTAGCCCGGGCGATAAAAGCTATGATGCAATGGGATGGATGAAACAGATTGGTGAACACACTGCTGCTCAATATGCCGATGCTCTAGAGGTTTTGGAAAATGAATCTCCTAAGGCACTAAGGAAAGATGCACCGGGAGACAACCAAGAAAATATCGATCCTCATAATCAGCCTGGGAACCATTCTAACTCGGCTTCAAATGCTTTG GTGGAGCGACGCATGCTTGACTTCAGCGAATGTGGATCTCCAGGGAAGGGTGATAATGGCAAATCCTCAGTTATGAGCATTTCAAGTCCTTCTTCGTATTTGTTGAAGGGCTGTAGATAA
- the LOC127084879 gene encoding transcription factor MYB3R-1 isoform X4 — MGSERSISGPSDTVQKIRPLHGRTTGPTRRSTKGNWTAEEDDILRKAVERFKGKNWKKIAECFKDRTDVQCLHRWQKVLNPELIKGPWSKEEDETIVDLVNKYGPKKWSTIAQHLPGRIGKQCRERWHNHLNPSINKEAWTQEEELALIHAHQIYGNRWAELSKFLPGRTDNAIKNHWNSSVKKKLDSYLASGLLAQFQNVQLVGNPNQPIASSCARLQFSVDDNGPRGTEGEEVSQCSQESANADNFPSGRELRIVVMQNGEEYIANEESNQASCSEPYYLSLDDVTCQESFDQKYSNQPGSSSANVDYQFNLHALSNISSLDFGQESSQLQNDSLAPSESHNMMIVPYEYQPSSMDNVEGEQNMLVTNDECSRFLFSEAMSDECFSLGGVNNVDLSRCTSSLCQSSCGRMEMYAADANPLVGSEDQHCVSREHDGLIYANDNNRFEDVGKDGNLKLVPVNSSGCGSDTMQTCYPIDEKAKAHIKQEEAGGKLCYEPPRFPSLDIPFMSCDLIQSGDMQQEFSPLGIRQFMMSSMNCLTPFRLWDSPSRIDSPKALLKGAAKTFTSTPSIMKKKRNRDLLTPLSDRRMEKKHEIDMTSTLITNFSRLDVMFDDNDAQGIEDDKENCRPAFKKSNSQKMIEQSPLDANSKMKNDIDPVAEIPSGVLVEHDINDPSLYSPRQIGLKSDIVLSLSARSHKKPASRLNSPCVRLKEHERLSVSVTCVQSVCTPSGPGEIMGDQTGNDGGFERNNIFGGTPYRKSFESPSAWKSPMFISTFLSSPRIDTEITIEDYGCFFSPGDKSYDAMGWMKQIGEHTAAQYADALEVLENESPKALRKDAPGDNQENIDPHNQPGNHSNSASNALVERRMLDFSECGSPGKGDNGKSSVMSISSPSSYLLKGCR; from the exons ATGGGAAGTGAGAGGTCAATTTCGGGTCCATCTGATACTGTACAGAAAATTAGACCATTGCATGG AAGGACTACTGGCCCTACAAGGCGATCCACCAAAGGAAATTGGACAGCTGAGGAG GACGATATTTTGCGGAAGGCTGTTGAGCGTTTTAAAGGAAAGAATTGGAAAAAAATAG CGGAGTGTTTCAAGGATAGAACTGATGTACAATGCCTGCATAGGTGGCAAAAAGTCTTAAATCCAGAACTTATCAAAGGTCCTTGGTCTAAAGAG GAGGATGAAACAATCGTTGATTTGGTAAACAAATATGGGCCTAAAAAGTGGTCTACTATAGCACAACATTTACCTGGACGTATTGGAAAGCAATGTCGAGAAAG GTGGCATAATCATCTTAATCCTTCTATAAATAAGGAAGCATGGACGCAGGAAGAAGAGTTGGCTCTAATACATGCTCATCAGATTTATGGGAATAGATGGGCAGAATTATCAAAGTTTTTGCCTGGAAG GACTGACAATGCAATAAAGAACCACTGGAATAGTTCTGTCAAAAAGAAATTAGATTCTTACTTAGCGTCGGGCTTGCTTGCTCAGTTTCAAAACGTACAACTTGTTGGAAATCCAAATCAACCTATTGCTTCATCCTGTGCAAGGTTGCAGTTTAGTGTAGATGATAATGGTCCTAGGGGGACTGAAGGTGAGGAAGTTTCACAGTGTAGCCAGGAATCAGCTAATGCTGATAACTTTCCGTCTGGCAGAGAGTTGAGAATTGTTGTTATGCAAAATGGAGAAGAGTACATTGCAAATGAAGAATCTAATCAAGCGTCATGTTCAGAGCCATATTACTTGTCTCTGGATGATGTTACTTGCCAAGAATCATTTGATCAGAAATATTCAAACCAACCCGGAAGTTCCTCTGCTAACGTGGATTACCAATTTAATTTACATGCTTTGTCCAACATTTCCTCCCTTGACTTTGGGCAGGAATCATCACAGTTGCAAAATGATTCGTTAGCTCCCAGTGAAAGTCATAACATGATGATTGTTCCATATGAATATCAGCCTTCATCTATGGACAATGTTGAAGGAGAACAAAACATGTTGGTAACTAATGATGAATGCAGCAGATTCCTGTTTTCAGAGGCAATGAGTGATGAATGCTTTTCCTTGGGAGGAGTAAATAATGTTGACTTGTCTAGATGCACTTCATCTCTTTGTCAGTCATCTTGTGGTAGGATGGAGATGTATGCTGCCGATGCCAATCCATTGGTAGGCTCTGAGGATCAACATTGTGTCTCGAGAGAACACGATGGCTTGATTTATGCCAATGATAACAATAGATTTGAAGATGTTGGGAAAGATGGAAATTTAAAATTGGTCCCTGTAAATAGTTCTGGCTGTGGATCAGATACTATGCAAACTTGCTATCCAATTGATGAAAAAGCAAAGGCACATATAAAACAGGAGGAAGCAGGAGGGAAACTCTGTTATGAACCACCTCGTTTTCCAAGCTTGGATATACCTTTCATGAGCTGTGATCTTATACAGTCCGGTGATATGCAGCAAGAATTCAGTCCCTTAGGTATACGCCAGTTTATGATGTCATCTATGAACTGTCTTACTCCTTTTAGATTGTGGGACTCACCTTCTCGCATTGATAGTCCAAAGGCTTTGTTAAAAGGTGCTGCTAAAACTTTTACTAGTACACCATCCAtaatgaaaaagaaaagaaacCGAGACCTTTTAACTCCACTATCAGATAGAAGAATGGAGAAGAAACATGAGATTGACATGACATCAACTTTGATTACAAACTTTTCTCGTTTGGATGTCATGTTTGATGATAATGACGCTCAAGGTATTGAAGATGATAAAGAAAATTGTAGACCAGCTTTTAAG AAAAGTAACTCTCAGAAGATGATTGAGCAGTCTCCTCTAGATGCCAATTCTAAGATGAAGAATGATATTGATCCTGTTGCTGAAATT CCTTCTGGAGTTCTGGTTGAACATGATATCAATGATCCGTCGTTGTATTCTCCTCGTCAAATTGGATTGAAATCAGACATAGTTCTTAGTTTAAGTGCTAGAAGTCATAAAAAGCCAGCTTCAAGACTTAACTCTCCTTGTGTTCGATTAAAGGAGCACGAAAGACTCTCAGTTTCTGTTACTTGTGTACAATCCGTCTGTACACCATCAGGCCCAGGAGAGATTATGGGCGATCAAACCGGAAACGATGGTGGTTTTGAAAGAAATAACAT TTTTGGCGGAACACCTTATAGGAAAAGCTTCGAATCACCTTCGGCATGGAAATCCCCCATGTTCATCAGCACTTTTTTGTCTAGCCCCAGGATTGATACTGAAATTACAATTGAG GACTATGGATGTTTCTTTAGCCCGGGCGATAAAAGCTATGATGCAATGGGATGGATGAAACAGATTGGTGAACACACTGCTGCTCAATATGCCGATGCTCTAGAGGTTTTGGAAAATGAATCTCCTAAGGCACTAAGGAAAGATGCACCGGGAGACAACCAAGAAAATATCGATCCTCATAATCAGCCTGGGAACCATTCTAACTCGGCTTCAAATGCTTTG GTGGAGCGACGCATGCTTGACTTCAGCGAATGTGGATCTCCAGGGAAGGGTGATAATGGCAAATCCTCAGTTATGAGCATTTCAAGTCCTTCTTCGTATTTGTTGAAGGGCTGTAGATAA